The nucleotide window atgaagaagaagatagCGGCTGAAGTTATTCAGCGTGTTTAGGCTTTAGGGTTGCCGGAAAccaggaagaagatgaagaagaagatagCGGCTGAAGTTATTCAGCGTgtttaggatttagggttttaaatAACTTtatatcttttaacatttaacccctctatctttcatAAGTTTTCATTTAGTCcctaaaacttgtaaaaattactgaaaaagtgtaaaattagtaatatttatacatttaacCCCCTTTATTTTCACTACTTTATATTTGGTccttaagtttataaatttatacataaaaaggtataaaattaacattatatatataaaaaaactaggttagaaccccgtgtattacacgggttaaataaatgttattttatatattaaataataaaaaatatatctttaaaatatcgtttattacacgggttgaataaatgcaagAGTTAATTACAaagatagtccttgtggtttaccaaaagtaacacctttgggtactaactttttttgtAACATGTTCGGGGCTTATGGTTAGAAAGATTTATTTAACAATAGataaactcgtgtaatacacaagatttttaaacatataagattttttattatctatactatataaaattaaatttattcaacccgtacaatacactgatttttttttaaatataatttttttattatttagtatataaatctacatttcttccacccgtgaatacacaggctttttttttaaatataactttttttattgtttgttatataaaattacttttattcaacccgtacaatacacgaggcttttaaatatataattttttattatttaattttaaaattatatttactGTCAACTTCCGTTAAATTTTCTGTTAAGTTTTGcttaaattaccaaaatgccctgcAATAACATTTGATTTTAGGAATAATTTTGTAACCATAACCATAGaaattattaattatatattaaaatcaACTTCGTCGTCTTATCTATAAGTTCGATCCATAACCATAgcaattatatttatatattaaaaaatgtatTTTGTAAATTCCTTATTCCTTCAACTTCGTCGTCATTATctataattttaattttataatatatactataattgatattaattatctataaaaaaaagatggcttcaatgaatgacatgtgtccttatattggtttcttttattatatagtatagattatagatagctattttttatttcttaaaattTCAACTACCTTATCACTATACACGAAATAGCGGGCGCTATCTCATCACTATtgctacgtagcatataggtaccttatcgctatttgtcgctattcgctatcgataactatggAGCTAATGAGCCGGGGTGAAAATggtaagatttcaaaccttttggatccagatgcggaaaactaaacctttggacgaaagtcgcaaaactgaccaaacgtcaaggacaaaaatggcattttactcttaaaacAAAGATTGCTATTTCTTTTGGTAGCTTCTGATATTTTTGTAATGGTTAATGTAGCATGATGGCAACAGTTATGAATTCAATACTGCTTCAATCAGCCCTAGAGAAATTAGGTATTCCAACACGCGTTCAAAGTGCTTTTGTGATGCCAGAAGTTGCTGAACCGTATAACCGGCTACGAGCCATGCGTCATCTCGATAAAGGAAGAGTTGTTATTTTCGGTGGAGTCGGGGCCGGAACCGGGAATCCACTTTTTACTACCGATACAGCTGCTGCTTTAAGAGCCACTGAGAGTATGACCCATTCCATCTTTTCACGTTTTTGTTcattcaaaaaaatataaataatcaataTGTGAAATATTATTACCAAAATGATatgtttataataataataatctaatgagtaaaatgccattttggtccttgaggtttggccaattatgcaactttcgtccaaatgtttgtttttcggcatctggatctaaaaggtttgaaatcttgccattttcatccggatcgttaacttcatccatttttatCCGTTAACTCAgtggtattttcgtcttttttattaacttaaaggacaattcggtctttttcattTTATGTACACAGGAGTCCTTAattgaaaaagaccgaattgccctttaagttaacaaaaaagactaaaatacccctgacttaacggaggaaaatggatagagttaacgagccagatgaaaatggcaagatattaacccttttggatccaaatgcgggaaaacaaacctttggacgagaGTCGCAAAACTAATTTTTTAAAGCTGTTGCAGAGGTTGTATGCTTTAAAAATACACTTATGACCAGTCTTATTTTTGGCTAATCGCGTTTGACCTAAAACACAACCCAAATTGCCGCCTCTACGTTGCTTTCATTTCCAGTTATCTTCTCTCTCATATCTTGTTTTCCACACTTTTTGTTTGTAGAAAACCtctttcatgtttttttttgttgacCAGTCAATGCAGATGCTGTCGTTAAAGGTACAAATGTAGATGGCATCTTTGATAAGAACAACATCAAACTGGACCGACTTTCCTTTCGTGATGCTGTTTTTAGAGACGGCACCCCCTTGGATTCAATGGCAATACAGTTTTGTGAAGACAATGCAATTCCCGGTTAGTTAATTCTTCTCCGTATATCAGTTGGGGCTGTAATCGAGCAGAGCCAGGTTGAGCTCGAGCTCGAACTTAAACGAGCCAGCTTGGCTCGTTTCTTTAATCGAGCTGAAAAGTCGAGCTCTCGGCTCGTTTCTTTAATCGAGCTGAAAAGTCGAGCTCTAGGTCGGCTTGTACAATGTTCAAGCCAACTCGAGGTGGCtcgttaatttttttatatttctttaCGAATATTGATAAGATAAAAACAAAAGAAGTCAAAAATTACACATATATCTAtatgtattatttttatttttctaatattTTAAATACCAAAAGGCATATTAAAAGTATTACATCtataatttttgtttattttctcatatttttatatgttaattattaattaaacctaAAATGTTAACATTTCAACCCCACccacatattttttttatttgaacacatctaaaattaaaattaatttaatctatataaataaaataattcgaGTCGGCTCACGAGCCGATCTTGGCCTAGCTCGAGCTCGGCTAGTTTACAAatcgagccgagccggctcgtttacaaccgagcttTTCTAAAGCCGAACTTTTTTCGAGCTTTTTCCGAGCCGCGAGCTCCGAGCTGTTTGAACACTCctaatttcagtccatttttcttTCAGTATGCGTATAGTGTATTAAACTCATTCGGTAACTTCAATCAGATTAGTGATTAGTAACATGATTATCCATTTTAATGGCCATGAGTAGCTTTTATAAACAAAAGTGAGGCTGCTTAAGGGTGTAAACGAACCGAGCCGCTTGTGATCTACTCAAGATCGGCTCGCTAAAAGCTTGGTTTGAGCCGAGCATAAACGATCTCGAATTCGAGCTAGAGCCTAAAATAACGATAATTTAATAAACAAGGTCGGTGATTGAGCTTGATTACGTTCGTAAGCTTAACAAAATCCAtcatttatataaataaataaaaatatatttttacacaGATAAAAtgcatctttttctttttcttactTTTCATTTGGTTTTATGGTTTTGCATTTGTAGTTGTCTTATTTAACATGCTGGAACCCGGGAATGTTTCGAAAGCGTTGACTGGAAAACAAGTTGGTACCTTGATTGATCAGTAACACCCCCTCACCGACTTGACTCACCGGGAACCTGTCTGCCCATTTTAGTTCGAGTCTAGTTCTAGTAAATCCGTTAGGTCTAATGTTCCTGGAGTTTATTTATTTTGTACATTATTATTGTCTGCAGTTTTAGTAAAATAAATTATGTAATCGGTAGTTGGAGTACTTGATTGAGTATTTGAATGGAAATAGTTTGAGGCTAGTGTAGATTATTGTCGTGTTTTATGTGGTCTTAGAGGTGGCAAAATATGCCGTGGTATGCTACATGGTTGTATTGCTTTGCTACCTGACACGACACGTTAACATGATTATTGAACCCGAGCATGACGCGTGTTATTATTGAACCCGAGCATGACGCGTGTAACCTAACGTGTCATCTTTCTAAACACCAACACTTACCTAGTTACATGTATAATAAGCGTGTTACACAACACTTTTAACATGATTAAACGTAACCAGTTCAATAACATGAATGATAAAACATGATTTACACACTTAAATATAGGtaaaggatcaaataaaaataacattaacgtacgaaacgtacgcattgagggaaaaagcaaaaagtggcggtgtcattttggtaattatcagcaactttaaaattactggggaaaaagcaaaaagtgtcttgtagagtaattttgagcatctgtagagtaattttgggaaatgtaggttaattataaaattactctagtagagtaattttggaaaatgtcttgtagagtaattttgttagcatttagttatggggtttagctttatggtttagtttttagcttttagtttggggggggggggggggggggttagtgtaattttgataattaccctacacgaccaaaattactctacatgaacatttacaatggtttaggtttttttttttttggggggggggggtgggaaGGTTAGTGTAATTTTaataattaccctacaattttcataattaccctacacgaacaaaattactctacatgacaaaattactctacagaagctcaaaattactctactagagtaattttgaagttgctgataattaccaaaatgacaccgccacttttttgacttttctttcaattcgtacgtttattttattttcacgAGAACTTTAACTCCTTAAATATAAGCAGGTCACACGAATGACACAACTTGTTTAAAAAAAGTCATTGACGCTACTAGCTAAACACGAATAAAAAATAATAGCATTTTTGTTTTCGAACGGCAAGGCTTTCGTAAACTTGTATTTGGATCGGATCAGTCAACCCATGACCCAACTAATTGGCACTATTTCGTCGATGAACACCCATGACTGGACTAATCTTAAAAGACTAAAGAGAATGGGCATGACCCAGACATTTACTTTCTTTcgtttttcaataatttggtttATAAAAATTCCACATGTTTGTTGCCTACTTTAAACAAAGTGGCCCAATGGAAATGAACGGAACAAGGTTTTTATTGTCCTAGTTAATAAATATTGTGGGACAATATGAGGGTTTATGCGAGAACCACTATTTATCGTGAGAAGCGTGAGAACCACTTATGAACACaactaaaataaacaaaaaacaaacaatGAACCCCTCATCCCAGTTCCCACCACCACTAAAaaccctaaccccccccccccctcaaaaaaaaaaaaaaaaagaaagaaaaactatACCCCACCACCCCGACTCCCAAAAACCTTAAAAAacctaaaagaaaaaaaaaacttaacctcTCACCCACCatacccaagctaaatgctaaaaattaaatactaaaactaaaccacaaaactAAATGCTAATTTTTTTACAGTTAAATCGCGACTTTTTATTAAAAAGTtcaaaaaaaagtaataaaaagttgCGATTTTAATGGAACTTTAAAAAAATGTGTGTTTTTTAAGCTTTTTAAGTAGTTTTTGTTACACTTACACTAGTTCTCGTGGTTCTCGTCATAAATGGTGGTTCCTGAATGATCTTCACCCTATATATGAGTAAGaatcatttcagaactctaaataattgTAGAACTTACAACTACTAATAAACAAGCATTCTACTTATATATCTTCATCTTTAACATTGTTTAAGGGTatcttttatcatttattatgatTCCATTTCCATGTGTGTTAAGAGTAGTTTATCATTGTTTTTCTTATGTAATTTtttaattacatatatgtaaattgGTTCATTTACACGTATGTAAATTAGTTCCTCTACACATATGTTAATTACTTATTACACATTAATAATTTGGTTTTTCATATATGTAATCATAAAACTACATATAATAAATggtatatatatagagagagaaagtataatgtacaaaacccTAAACACACCATCCCCACCCAAAAACACACTATACCccaccaacccccccccccccaaaaaaaaaaaaaaaaaaaaaaaaaaaaaaaaaaaaaaactgaaaacccccacccctaaaaaacctaaaaaaactaaACTCCCAACCcaccccacccaagctaaatgctaaaactaaaccctataATAAAGTTCACAATTGTTTTTTGTTTATGTATGACTTGGGTAGCTAACCCTCATCACATGACTAAATTGTGTACCGAATGCTGACGTTTTGTTTGTGCCCTCATTAATGTAAAATAAAGGTTAGAAGTTCACTCCCGGCCTCcatcacggtgtgaggtttgtcaaacctaatagcgttatcaactaataccccCGTGTATGCCCACCCGGCAATCTAATCGGTAAAAATGTAGGGACTTTCAAGATAGAGTTTTCCGTTTAGTCCAAGTGTACTACTCCACCTACAGTGGATAATATGTTTCAGTGGTTCCAACAAGGAACGTGCGCGTAGCCTCTACCAGGGCTACCGTAAAAAGTGTTCTTCCAAACTAGGAACACATGCTTTTGGAAaaggttatgaactcaccttagtttgctcagTAGTAAAGGTGAAAGGTAATCAGGAATGATCAATCTCTTACTGATACGTTTACCGTTTTAGTTAGTTTCATTTATGAATTCCTACACGTAGTCTAACACATAGCCAAAGAATCACGTTGTCATACAGTTACTCGTTTAGGTGAGTTAGTGCATGTGATCATATTATCCCATAAAACATATTCATTGCACATACTAGTGTTTATAATAACATTCAACACCTTTCGATAACATGTATGCATATTCAACACGATTTTTCATGTCAAATTTTAGGCAGTTTTCCGgaatttattaaaatattaaacgAATTCAGAAAATTATGATATTTTAGCACAACATGTTATTTAGTCCCCGAATACTAATGTATTTTTAACATGACCTGAATATTTATAGAAAAATCACTAAAAATCATTCTTTACGCCTAGGTCTGGTTTATAACTTTCTGATGACAGTTTACACCAAAAATCATTTAAAAATCCTTGTAAACTCTTTTAATGAAATTCAAGTGGGAAATTTTCTGTACCTCCTGGAACTATCTATAGTAAAAATTTTAGGTGATAACTCAATTCCCacattgagttatgacattcgtaatgggttGTAAATTCTGATAGAAAATGCATCATGGACCTTTGACACAGAATAAATCATTTAGAATACAAACGATGTCGAAAAAATGCGATTCTAGTGGGGTTTGAAAGGTATTTCCTGAAAGTACATCATGGACTCAAGAAACAACACTTTTGTTAACTTTTGACCCAGTTACAGCCAATTAAAGTCGGCTGTAACTTTCTGGACAGAATCTGTTTTTATTGCCCGATCCCCAAAACGACTTTTATGATTTAAATTACATACCAAGCAACCAAGAATGACATCTAAACATCATCTATAGCAGGTTGTTATAATTAAACATCATCTACTTCATCACAAATCAACAAGGTTCAACCCGAGTTCATGCAAGATTTAAACCCTACTAGTTCATACAACCATCTAACCGATCAAACCACCCAACCAACATAATCCTTAGTAAACCTAATCCATTAACATCATCACATGCATCAAGAACATCAAACAACACAGAAAACACATCCTAAATAACATAATATCGTCAAGcataaacaataaaaattaacACAAAACACAAGATATGGATACCCAACAATGGAAGGGATTTGATTAGCCTTGAAAACGAGATCACTTAAAATCCTTGGGCTCCGGATTGCGTCAACGGTAGAGAGGGAGTAGGATTGCATGTATTAAAGGGTTTGAGGGTCTGGGAAATCTTATAAAAAACCCTCATGTACGTTACGAAACatattaaggggctgtttggcaacttttgaatggttaagtgttgaaccagtaagaggtctaaaccattaagtgctgaatcagtaagaagactcaaccattaagagccagtataatgcttaaccctttagaggtaaatgtctgaccaattcaaattagaggtcttaaccattcagactctgtataatacttaaccattcagagacaaatgtctgaaccattcagacatctgctcacgaaacaaacagtctgaaccattaagtgctgaaccagtaagaagtctgaaccattaagagcctcattaagaggtaaacaaacaacccttaaaatGGGTGGTGGATGGGACGGTTTGGGAGTTCTTAATTGGGCCGCAAACAAAGGAGTGTGGGTAATGGGTGGCGGTTTGGGTTAGTTTACTTAGGCTGCACATAGTTTGTTCCACATGGGCTGCAAATAGCAGGGTTTGGGCTTGAGTTTATACAGGTGGGGTGTGGGTTTCGTGTGGGAGATGTTTCGGGTTTGGCTTCGCGTGGGGTAGGTGGCACGAAAGAGTGTTTCGGGTTtagataatttatatatatatatatatatatatatatatatatatatatatatatatatatataggggaatgataaatcgaaaacccactccagttgactaaaccctgaaaacccattaATCACCATTGATCAAACTAAATGAATGGCTGAGATTAAGTTTGGGCCATGTCTTTCTCTAGTTCCACTTTTCAGTATTATTTAATACATTGATTGTACATTAAGGGGTAATATGGGAAACATATTTTCATCTCTTTCAAGAAAGAGAAAGACATGTTTAGGTACGAATCATAAAGTCTCCATATGCACAGACCTATCAAAACTTCAAAACATCAAAACaaattctctctctctaaaaatttCCATCAAACATTCTTCATCTATACCCATATCAGTGAAGATGTTCAACTATACCCAGAATCGCCGGCCAAAAATCGCTTAAAGATCTTCAAAATCGCCGTAGAATATCAACGATCGCCGGAGATATTCAAGAATCACCGGAGAATTTCAACCGGTCACCGCCGGAAAAAAAAGGTCAGCCTAAAAACGAGAGGATTTCAGGTGCGTCGCTTCTTTGTTGACTAAAATTATCAACTTTGTTTTAGCTATTCAGAATGTTGCTTTAATTTTTCATAGATCTGGTTGCAAATACTTCAATGTCTTGAGTGTAAGTTACAaaacttcattttttttaaattattatttgtATCTGCATTTTGCAACTTAAATGCATTTGCAGATCTTTTTTCTTATTAATTGTTTGTTTTGATGAATTTGAGTGTGTATGAATTGGTAGTTTCTAATCTATTGAAATGGAAAATTACATTAACATATGGAAATTTACATTATCATTTACTGCATTTAGGAAATTAGGGTTTTTTCTTGTGGAGATTTGTGTGGATTTTTAGTTTTATGAATGCTGTTGTTGTTGGATTCTGTTTGGTTGATGTATCTGGAAACGGAGGCCCGTTAGCCCAAAACTATAGTGTCTTATAGTCCGTGGATTGCCTCTGTACCTGCTGCTGTTGATGACCGCAGATATAGAAACCATTTGACTATAGGAAATGGGAAAGTATTAGCTGGCCTCGGTTTATAATGTAAGTTTTCGTATTATATAATTGGTAAAGGTGGATAGATAGGCAGCTTGATTAGAGGGGTCAATATGGGATCCGGTATTTTCTGGTATCAGTCAAACGGACGAACGGGGCCGGATTGACCAGAAACATTTTGTCCATATTGTTTatagataaaacatgttaacATGATTACAAAAAAAATTTATTATTACAACAATCTAATTTTGTTAAAGAGATCTTAGTAGGTTGCATggatatttttttttactttctacATGTTTGACCCGCTTGATCTGTTTCCTTTTTAGCTAATTATTAGCTACTTATGGGTTTCGATTCTCTAATTCAGGCGCCGGTGAGCACTAACAATTCATCCGTCCGCGTTAATTTCCCGTTAGATGATACCAGTAAGAAGATTCGAAAGCCGTATACTATCACCAAATCTAGACAGAATTGGACTGAGTATGGTCCGCAAAAGAGCCAGCGGGTACATGACTCATTAAACATCATTTCTATATGCATATATGTACAATATAATCATTTGTGACTAATAGTTGATGTGTATGTATAATATTTAGGACAAACAATGACATGAAGTTGTTCCTGGGTTGATCTTGGCTCCTTGGCAGTATCTCTCACATTAATGGGGTCTAACTTGAAACTGCAGTATTTGTTGTCATCATGAGTTAGACAACAGGGCATATAGGTAAATAATAATAACTTTATTTGTAAATATAAAAAGGGTTATGATTGCTTGATATGACTAGCATTTTGGATAAAGGTGCTAGAAATCTTCTCTTTTTTGTACCTAATTTACCGTTGTTGTTGCTGGGCTCCTTATGTGTGATTGTTTCTCATGGTTTCAAAAACAGGTGTATGGTTATTGtcatttttataattattatatgTTGTAGTAATCAATCGTTTGTATAGAAATTGATGATTATGAAAAATCTAAATATCAAAAAATCAACTTATACGTTCGGTTTTCCGCAAGTTTGTGTATATCACTTACAAATTTGTAATGTTTGCTTGTATTTGAAAGTCTTAAATGAGAGTATTTAGTAGGTTAGTTTGGCTTCAAAATGTTACacattttctgtttttatttatttggtttatcattttctttttcatatAAATGGCACAAATTAATCCCCAAGTTTTGGGCCAAATAAAAACGTCTAACATGCGGCAAAAAAATCGGTTTAAAAAATAAACTATGTGAACTCATTGGGCAACATGCGGCAAAAAATCATAAATACCCGCGGCAACGCGCGGGGCTTCCCACTAGTTCTATAAAATGAGCAATAGGTATTACGTTATATgtaacattttacaaaaaaaagtataaaaaaataaCATTACATTTTCTGTATAATTTCAAAAAATGTAAACACCCAATATGCAAGAAAAAATGCTTGTTTTTTTACCATTTAAAGGATATCCACATACATAAGAGTGTAACacgttttcttttctttctcctccgACACAAAGTGTTATATTACATCATATTGTTACAAAAAGTCATCTTCCTAGAAAAAGATGTTACATGTTGGTACGTACACTACAAAAAAGATGTTacatatattatacatatatatgaaGTTACACCACGTGTAAACATACATTTTCTGTATAATTTCAAAAAATGTAAACACCCAGTAAACAAAAAAATGAGCAATAAGTATTTCATTATGTGTAACGTCCTTCTACGTTTCATATACACAACCAACAACAGGCTTTAAAACAATAGGAACATTAGGACACCACATTCTAGTGCCATTGGGTGTGTGGTGAACATAAAATTTCTCGTCCGCATGAATACCTACAAAAAAGGTCACGAGTCTTTTAGAAAACGTTGTATTGTTAATAAATTTTAACACGtatatgttaaaaaaatttaCTTGTAACATGAAACCTAACAAACTGATGCATTTTACTGTATTGTCAATACAAGTTTAACACGTTTTGCTACAATGCAAACAAAACATGGTGGTACATTTTTTTGGTGTCACCAAAAAGTGTAGATGCTGGTGCATTTTTTTTATGTGATCCAAAAATGTAATCTCGAATGTTTTTCCTttccaaaaaatataaaaacttaataCAAGTGTAACCACACATGTTTTTACCTTCTACtaaatataaaagcttgtttcataaaaataaaaaaataaaaatggtatTTTAATACAAGTTTACCACATTTTCAACTAAACTAACCataaaaaaatacctaaaaacaaaaaaaaaaattcattctTTCACATAAACAATGACCTGTGGATAGCAGCTCTGTAAAAGTACAATTCTGAACACCATCCTCATCATCATTTGTGCCATTTTGATGTAGATCTGAGGCTACACATAAAAAAATaccaaattaaaaaaataaaaaattcaagAAGAATCCAATCAAAATCTAAACAAGAAAACCTTAATTTACACAACTACTTGTATGTATTTAAAGCTGTACATTtaataaaactgaaaaaaaagTATC belongs to Helianthus annuus cultivar XRQ/B chromosome 5, HanXRQr2.0-SUNRISE, whole genome shotgun sequence and includes:
- the LOC110939066 gene encoding uncharacterized protein LOC110939066, coding for MAELNSQKHGRSSKIIRQNQTLLQILKIHRKKSNIARNSMKMHWVRVEFPASDLHQNGTNDDEDGVQNCTFTELLSTGIHADEKFYVHHTPNGTRMWCPNVPIVLKPVVGCVYET
- the LOC110941097 gene encoding uncharacterized protein LOC110941097, which gives rise to MHRPIKTSKHQNKFSLSKNFHQTFFIYTHISEDVQLYPESPAKNRLKIFKIAVEYQRSPEIFKNHRRISTGHRRKKKVSLKTRGFQAPVSTNNSSVRVNFPLDDTSKKIRKPYTITKSRQNWTEYGPQKSQRDKQ